In a genomic window of Scyliorhinus torazame isolate Kashiwa2021f chromosome 5, sScyTor2.1, whole genome shotgun sequence:
- the LOC140421939 gene encoding uncharacterized protein, protein MQKRWKCRDCGKGFRFPSVLETHQHSHTGERPFTCSVCGKGFTQLFHLQRHNFTHTKERPFKCSDCGTGFKSSQELMSHQRIHTGERPFSCSVCGKGFAHLSNLRRHSVTHTNERPFKCSDCGSGFKSSRELMSHQRVHTGERPFTCSQCGNGFSQLSTLQRHQQVHTGERPFTCSDCGKGFSRLSILQTHQRVHSGERPFTCSDCGKGYTQLSGLLAHQRFHTVERPLTCPDCGKGFTLLSTLQKHQRVHTGEKPFACSQCGKGFSHPAHLRSHQRVHTGERPFICSQCGKGFCVSSHLLRHQQIHK, encoded by the coding sequence AtgcagaaacggtggaaatgtagggactgtgggaagggatttaggttCCCATCTGTGCTTGAAACCcatcaacacagtcacactggggagaggccgttcacctgctccgtgtgtgggaagggtttcactcaGTTGTTTCACCTGCAGCGACACAATTTCACTCACACCaaggagagaccctttaaatgctccgactgtgggactgGCTTCAAAAGCTCTCAAGAACTGATGTcccaccaacgaattcacactggggagcgaccgttcagctgctctgttTGTGGAAAGGGATTCGCTCACTTATCTAACCTGCGGAGACAcagtgtcactcacaccaatgagagaccctttaaatgctctgactgtgggagtggctTCAAAAGCTCTCGAGAACTGAtgtctcaccagcgagttcacactggggagaggccgttcacctgctctcaatgtgggaacggattctctcagttatccactctgcagagacaccagcaagttcacactggggagaggccattcacctgctctgactgtgggaagggattctctcggctatccatcctgcagacacaccagcgagttcacagtggggagaggccattcacatgctctgattgtgggaagggatacactcaGTTATCTGGCCTGCTGGCGCACCAGCGTTTTCACACTGTGGAGAGGCCACTCACTTGCccagactgtgggaaaggatttactctgttatccaccctgcagaaacaccagcgagttcatactggggagaagccattcgcctgctctcagtgtggtaaGGGATTCAGTCATCCAGCCCACCTACGGagtcaccaacgagttcacactggggagaggcctttcatctgctctcaatgtgggaaaggattttgtgtttcatcgcacctgctgagacatCAACAAATTCACAAGTGa